Proteins from a genomic interval of Asterias rubens chromosome 16, eAstRub1.3, whole genome shotgun sequence:
- the LOC117300903 gene encoding androgen-induced gene 1 protein-like isoform X1: MAGTGLPLVLGTVLHFTGVLMYTYGIFYNNVYCTREMRAHLIKTGSIDEKDVYGMYKFLTMWNMVFQLTYFFICCVSDLVTSSGAHSPITRKIASFRDWFLAAVAFPIGTLVVVVFWAIWAIDREFIFPKFLDQFFPAWLNHVMHTFVLPILLLDMYMIRHRYPSKTTGILGLAFVALSYVCWILWLGFVVDIWVYPFLKVLNGAVFGSFILVCALLLLVLYFTGEKLCKIFWSGYADYDFEMDKLD; this comes from the exons ATGGCGGGGACCGGTCTACCCCTCGTTCTGGGGACTGTTCTCCACTTTACCGGGGTGTTGATGTACACCTACGGTATTTTTTACAACAATGTTTATTGCACCAGGGAAATGAGAGCACACTTGATTAAAACTGGTTCGATAGATGAAAAAGATGTATACGGCATGTACAAATTCCTTACAATGTGGAATATG GTGTTTCAGCTGACTTACTTCTTTATCTGCTGCGTCAGTGATCTGGTGACCAGCTCTGGAGCCCACAGTCCCATCACAAGAAAGATTGCTTCATTCAGAGATTGGTTTCTAGCAGCAGTTGCCTTTCCTATTGGAACA TTGGTAGTGGTTGTATTTTGGGCCATCTGGGCAATAGACAGAGAGTTTATCTTCCCAAAGTTTCTGGATCAATTTTTTCCAGCGTGGCTCAATCATGTGATG CACACTTTTGTACTACCGATTCTGTTACTGGATATGTACATGATTAGACATCGGTATCCGTCCAAAACAACTGGTATTCTAGGACTAGCCTTCGTGGCGCTGTCATATGTATGTTG GATATTATGGCTTGGGTTTGTAGTTGACATCTGGGTGTACCCATTCCTGAAGGTACTAAATGGTGCAGTGTTTGGCTCCTTCATCCTGGTCTGTGCCCTTCTACTTCTTGTACTCTACTTCACCGGGGAGAAACTCTGCAAAATATTCTGGA GTGGCTATGCAGACTATGACTTTGAGATGGACAAACTGGACTGA
- the LOC117300903 gene encoding androgen-induced gene 1 protein-like isoform X2: MMESTMFIFHLSVICFYVMTLIYDINVSTPKFMYSKFVNPDVVAAFGTVYVYHKMLALTYWNLVFQLTYFFICCVSDLVTSSGAHSPITRKIASFRDWFLAAVAFPIGTLVVVVFWAIWAIDREFIFPKFLDQFFPAWLNHVMHTFVLPILLLDMYMIRHRYPSKTTGILGLAFVALSYVCWILWLGFVVDIWVYPFLKVLNGAVFGSFILVCALLLLVLYFTGEKLCKIFWSGYADYDFEMDKLD, translated from the exons ATGATGGAGTCCACTATGTTTATATTCCACCTCAGTGTAATATGTTTCTATGTCATGACATTAATCTATGACATTAATGTTTCAACGCCTAAGTTCATGTACAGCAAGTTTGTCAACCCAGATGTCGTTGCCGCGTTTGGGACTGTGTATGTTTACCATAAAATGCTAGCGCTTACGTACTggaatctg GTGTTTCAGCTGACTTACTTCTTTATCTGCTGCGTCAGTGATCTGGTGACCAGCTCTGGAGCCCACAGTCCCATCACAAGAAAGATTGCTTCATTCAGAGATTGGTTTCTAGCAGCAGTTGCCTTTCCTATTGGAACA TTGGTAGTGGTTGTATTTTGGGCCATCTGGGCAATAGACAGAGAGTTTATCTTCCCAAAGTTTCTGGATCAATTTTTTCCAGCGTGGCTCAATCATGTGATG CACACTTTTGTACTACCGATTCTGTTACTGGATATGTACATGATTAGACATCGGTATCCGTCCAAAACAACTGGTATTCTAGGACTAGCCTTCGTGGCGCTGTCATATGTATGTTG GATATTATGGCTTGGGTTTGTAGTTGACATCTGGGTGTACCCATTCCTGAAGGTACTAAATGGTGCAGTGTTTGGCTCCTTCATCCTGGTCTGTGCCCTTCTACTTCTTGTACTCTACTTCACCGGGGAGAAACTCTGCAAAATATTCTGGA GTGGCTATGCAGACTATGACTTTGAGATGGACAAACTGGACTGA